The Coregonus clupeaformis isolate EN_2021a chromosome 26, ASM2061545v1, whole genome shotgun sequence genome window below encodes:
- the LOC121539956 gene encoding gamma-crystallin M2-like, whose product MTSTGMNMNGRITFYEDRNFQGRSYECSSDCADMSSYLSRCQSCRVESGCFMVYDRPNYMGNQWFMKRGEYSDYQRMMGMTDIRSCRMIPMHRGSFRMRIYERENFGGQMHEMMDDCDSIMDRYRMNNCMSCNVMDGHWLMYEQPQYRGRMMYMRPGEYRNFNQMGMGMRFMSMRRINESCY is encoded by the exons ATGACCTCCACCGGCATGAACATGAACGGCAGA ATCACCTTCTACGAGGACAGGAACTTCCAGGGTCGTTCCTATGAGTGCAGCAGCGACTGCGCTGACATGTCCTCCTACCTGAGCCGCTGCCAATCCTGCAGGGTTGAGAGCGGCTGCTTCATGGTGTACGACCGCCCCAACTACATGGGAAACCAGTGGTTCATGAAGAGGGGAGAGTATTCTGACTACCAGCGCATGATGGGAATGACCGACATCAGGTCCTGCCGCATGATCCCCATG CACAGAGGATCTTTCAGGATGAGGATCTACGAGAGGGAGAACTTCGGAGGTCAGATGCACGAGATGATGGACGACTGTGACAGCATCATGGATCGTTACCGCATGAACAACTGCATGTCCTGCAACGTTATGGACGGCCACTGGCTCATGTATGAGCAGCCCCAGTACAGAGGCAGGATGATGTACATGAGGCCTGGAGAGTACAGAAACTTCAACCAGATGGGCATGGGCATGAGGTTCATGAGCATGAGACGTATCAACGAGTCCTGTTACTAG